One window of Botrimarina mediterranea genomic DNA carries:
- a CDS encoding GPW/gp25 family protein, with protein MPHRPNASTSSLLDHLVDACHGVEQRQPVRIERLIDDIELLLNTCCIDDAEVDSEFPEVASSIHRYGSPAPQATSIGTHEERFATARRIEKTLRRFEPRLRRVRVRVEDPKSRSPIGRLRIEATLADSADLSLALNVRSTSGRAQITAERT; from the coding sequence ATGCCCCACCGCCCGAACGCCTCCACGTCCTCGCTGCTCGACCACTTGGTCGATGCGTGCCACGGCGTCGAACAGCGACAGCCCGTGCGTATCGAACGCTTGATTGACGATATCGAGCTGCTACTCAACACTTGTTGCATCGACGACGCCGAAGTCGATAGCGAGTTCCCAGAAGTAGCAAGCTCGATTCACCGCTATGGCTCCCCGGCGCCGCAAGCCACGTCGATCGGCACGCACGAAGAACGCTTCGCCACGGCGCGGCGGATTGAGAAGACACTGCGACGCTTCGAACCTCGCTTGAGACGAGTCCGGGTGCGGGTCGAAGACCCCAAGTCACGCTCGCCGATTGGTCGGCTGCGGATTGAGGCGACTCTTGCCGATTCGGCCGACCTGTCGCTAGCGCTTAATGTTCGCTCGACTAGCGGACGTGCACAGATCACCGCGGAGCGAACATGA
- the tssF gene encoding type VI secretion system baseplate subunit TssF — MSTTLYPYYERELHFIRHDAEEFAKQFPAAAGQLLLDGGQSRDPHVERLMEAFALLSARVEKKLDEEFPEVTDGLLGTLYPHYLAPIPSMAIAEFKPDPSAPQPTGTPVPRGSRLRATTPDGVACRYRTCYDTTLWPLDIVESRVELPPFAPSLSPPPKTQGVLRIRLRAHADMALADLTLDKLRFHLQGDAVLVAKLYELLLTSVTSIEVYDAEASDKRRLAVLSDGAIQPVGFEENEGLLPYPATSNHAYRLLTELFAFPQKFAFLDLSSLAPALVEAGRTVDVVVYLSEVDERLAAEVDADTLRLGCTPIVNLFEKVCEPIRLTHTRTEYPIVPDAQQRDATEVYAIDRVVTVDGMKSQELRPLYSLNHENSWPGADEARAFWHTRRRPSDRCDDAGSDVWLRVADRDFDNEKPAEHTVTVHATCTNRNAPERLTGGPHGTPLVGDTPLPIRSVRCLSRPTAPMQPPLGPRDAWRLVSHLSLNHLSLVDERFAAPALQELLRLYDFADRRRDRRRAILNSEMIDGVVSLSSRPTTCRIGGAQTGGFCRGVAVELVVDEESYRGVGAYLFASVLEHFFAEYATVNSFTRLTLATKQSGVVKTWPARAGGVQLV; from the coding sequence ATGAGCACGACGCTCTACCCGTACTACGAACGTGAACTGCACTTCATCCGCCACGACGCGGAGGAGTTTGCTAAGCAATTTCCGGCCGCCGCGGGGCAACTGCTGCTGGATGGGGGGCAGAGCCGTGACCCGCATGTCGAGCGCTTGATGGAGGCCTTCGCGCTGCTGAGCGCCCGCGTTGAAAAGAAACTCGACGAAGAGTTCCCAGAAGTCACCGACGGACTGCTGGGAACGCTCTACCCACATTACTTGGCGCCGATCCCGTCGATGGCGATCGCCGAGTTCAAGCCTGACCCCTCGGCGCCTCAGCCCACCGGCACTCCCGTGCCACGTGGCAGCCGCCTGCGTGCAACGACGCCCGACGGCGTCGCGTGCCGCTATCGCACCTGCTACGACACGACGCTGTGGCCGCTGGACATCGTTGAATCGCGGGTCGAGTTGCCGCCGTTCGCGCCGTCGTTGTCGCCGCCACCCAAGACCCAAGGCGTCCTCCGAATCCGCCTGCGAGCGCATGCGGACATGGCTCTGGCGGACCTAACGCTCGACAAGCTCCGCTTCCACCTGCAGGGCGACGCCGTCTTGGTGGCGAAACTCTACGAGCTGCTGCTCACGAGCGTCACGTCGATCGAGGTCTACGACGCGGAGGCCAGCGATAAACGTCGCCTGGCGGTACTGAGCGATGGGGCGATCCAGCCCGTCGGATTCGAAGAGAACGAAGGGCTCCTCCCCTACCCCGCCACCTCCAACCACGCCTACCGCCTACTGACAGAGCTGTTCGCCTTTCCCCAGAAGTTTGCCTTTCTGGACCTATCGAGTTTGGCGCCCGCGCTGGTGGAGGCTGGTCGTACCGTTGACGTTGTCGTTTACCTCAGCGAGGTCGACGAGCGCCTCGCGGCTGAGGTTGACGCCGACACCTTGCGGCTGGGCTGCACGCCGATCGTCAATCTCTTCGAGAAGGTCTGCGAACCGATCCGACTCACACACACGCGTACCGAGTATCCCATCGTCCCCGACGCGCAACAGCGTGATGCGACCGAGGTCTACGCGATCGATCGGGTCGTCACCGTCGACGGGATGAAGTCGCAAGAACTCAGGCCGCTTTACAGCCTCAACCACGAAAACTCTTGGCCAGGCGCCGACGAGGCCCGCGCGTTTTGGCACACGCGTCGGCGGCCATCCGATCGTTGCGACGACGCGGGGAGTGACGTCTGGCTTCGCGTCGCCGATCGCGACTTCGACAATGAGAAGCCCGCCGAACATACGGTAACCGTCCACGCTACGTGCACCAACCGAAACGCCCCAGAACGTTTGACGGGGGGGCCCCACGGAACGCCGCTGGTCGGCGACACCCCCCTGCCCATCCGCTCGGTGCGTTGCCTATCGCGTCCCACGGCGCCGATGCAGCCGCCGCTCGGGCCACGCGACGCCTGGCGTCTGGTGTCGCATCTGTCGTTGAACCATCTGTCACTAGTCGATGAACGGTTCGCTGCGCCCGCCCTGCAGGAGCTGCTGCGCCTCTATGACTTCGCCGATCGTAGAAGGGATCGCCGCCGTGCGATCTTGAATAGCGAGATGATCGACGGCGTCGTCTCGCTATCCTCACGACCAACGACCTGTCGGATCGGAGGGGCGCAGACCGGAGGGTTTTGCCGCGGGGTCGCTGTCGAGCTCGTGGTCGATGAAGAGTCTTATCGTGGCGTCGGCGCCTACCTTTTCGCCAGCGTCCTCGAGCATTTCTTTGCCGAGTATGCCACGGTTAACTCGTTCACACGGCTCACGCTCGCAACGAAGCAATCGGGCGTTGTGAAGACCTGGCCGGCTCGCGCGGGAGGCGTGCAACTCGTATGA
- a CDS encoding DUF6931 family protein, whose protein sequence is MPPASAIAEVDSSTVAPPAQDVCVAAAAAGPWTTRPDSNETADAYFSRLVETNQLEDATRFAAAYLGPRRAVWWALLCVWNLLRLSPPLEGDATAAAIDAAVAWVFDPTESKRRTAQAAAETVGFDTPAGAAATAAFWAEGSISLPGQPEVPPPPGVAAKAAANAVLMAAAAPSTAERDAVLRQSLRIAAEILRGSSLWTEGDWK, encoded by the coding sequence ATGCCACCCGCCTCCGCTATCGCCGAAGTTGACAGCTCAACCGTGGCGCCGCCCGCACAGGACGTTTGTGTCGCTGCGGCTGCAGCCGGGCCGTGGACGACAAGGCCCGATTCGAATGAGACGGCGGACGCCTACTTCTCCCGTCTTGTCGAGACGAATCAGCTAGAGGACGCAACGCGTTTCGCCGCCGCGTATCTCGGACCACGTCGCGCGGTGTGGTGGGCGTTGTTGTGTGTTTGGAACCTGCTACGCCTATCGCCGCCTTTGGAAGGCGACGCCACTGCCGCGGCGATCGACGCCGCTGTCGCATGGGTTTTTGATCCAACGGAATCGAAGCGCCGCACCGCGCAGGCCGCTGCCGAAACCGTGGGCTTTGACACGCCGGCGGGCGCGGCGGCAACCGCGGCTTTCTGGGCCGAGGGGAGTATCTCGCTGCCCGGGCAGCCCGAGGTGCCGCCGCCGCCGGGAGTAGCCGCCAAAGCAGCCGCGAACGCCGTGCTGATGGCGGCTGCGGCGCCGTCCACCGCCGAGCGAGACGCGGTGCTCCGCCAATCGCTCCGCATCGCAGCGGAGATACTCCGCGGGTCCAGCCTGTGGACCGAAGGAGACTGGAAGTGA
- a CDS encoding type VI secretion protein IcmF/TssM N-terminal domain-containing protein: MIALLKKIALGVIKSAFTPLAGGKVTGVAHALLVVVTLVGLWQLNLWLGLDQVVHAPSRLVREWWLPLLFLLSYGLVWISLWTWRAFSEPTAGSPFPDIDDAWRAVVSAMERWGADRRDKPLVLVLGQPSMREQDLLSALRVAPTFGPAPSASGGPLCVVADDRAIYLMCSETSLLSLGTEKLIQRRTTQSSRKLTAAASAFEATMPAALRVEANGDDSTGTATLVAPAITQTPFDDSIADDLPSTPLFTDEQASRCAGRLSHLLQLVARDREPGLPVDSAAVVFPCDALADTDATAQMADAMRQDLAVVEEAGVRCGVIAIGADLQHVPGAGQLLHLLSADRKARVYGAKLPHDALTSESALRDAVDWLTGVVTPTLCQRLFQFDEDGFESLPDNAALHAFQSEVGRRGEHLANLLTQGLDTGSGDAWPCVGTYLVATGDPVGGSQAFGAGLLDSLLDSPVRAAWTKEALQRDALVTRSVAIGYAAFGIATLTVIGLLAF; the protein is encoded by the coding sequence ATGATTGCCCTACTCAAGAAGATTGCCCTCGGTGTTATTAAGTCGGCCTTTACGCCACTAGCGGGCGGTAAAGTGACGGGCGTCGCTCATGCGTTGCTCGTCGTCGTGACACTGGTAGGACTCTGGCAACTAAATCTGTGGTTGGGTCTTGACCAAGTGGTGCACGCTCCCTCCCGACTGGTGCGGGAATGGTGGCTGCCGCTGCTGTTCTTACTCAGCTACGGCTTGGTTTGGATTTCTCTCTGGACCTGGCGCGCCTTCAGCGAGCCGACAGCGGGTTCTCCGTTCCCCGATATCGATGACGCTTGGCGTGCCGTCGTATCAGCGATGGAACGCTGGGGCGCTGACCGCCGAGACAAGCCGCTGGTCCTCGTCTTGGGCCAACCCTCGATGCGTGAGCAAGACCTCCTTTCAGCGCTGAGGGTGGCTCCGACGTTTGGGCCGGCGCCTTCAGCGTCTGGCGGGCCGTTGTGCGTCGTCGCCGATGACCGCGCTATCTACCTGATGTGCTCAGAAACGTCGCTGCTATCGCTCGGAACAGAGAAGCTGATTCAACGCCGCACTACGCAAAGCAGTCGGAAACTCACGGCAGCGGCTTCGGCGTTTGAAGCGACGATGCCCGCCGCCTTGCGTGTCGAAGCGAATGGTGACGACTCTACCGGGACCGCCACGCTCGTCGCTCCGGCGATAACTCAGACACCGTTTGACGACTCCATCGCTGACGACCTCCCGTCGACGCCACTGTTTACCGATGAGCAGGCGTCTCGCTGCGCCGGCCGGCTCAGCCATTTGCTGCAACTCGTGGCCCGCGATCGTGAGCCAGGATTGCCGGTTGATTCGGCAGCGGTGGTTTTTCCCTGTGACGCCCTCGCCGACACCGACGCGACTGCCCAGATGGCGGACGCGATGCGGCAGGACCTTGCAGTTGTCGAAGAGGCCGGAGTGCGCTGCGGCGTCATCGCGATCGGCGCTGACCTACAACACGTGCCCGGCGCCGGGCAGCTTTTGCACTTACTCTCCGCCGACCGCAAAGCTCGTGTCTACGGCGCCAAGCTGCCGCATGACGCCCTGACCTCCGAGTCGGCGTTGCGAGACGCGGTGGATTGGCTGACCGGAGTCGTGACGCCAACCCTCTGTCAGCGGCTGTTCCAGTTTGATGAGGACGGCTTTGAGTCGTTGCCCGACAACGCGGCTCTGCACGCCTTCCAGAGTGAGGTGGGTCGCCGTGGCGAGCACTTGGCCAACTTGCTGACTCAGGGCCTCGATACCGGCAGCGGCGATGCCTGGCCGTGCGTGGGGACCTATTTGGTCGCTACTGGCGATCCCGTCGGTGGCAGCCAGGCGTTTGGAGCCGGACTGTTAGATAGCCTGCTCGATTCGCCCGTACGCGCCGCCTGGACCAAGGAAGCCCTGCAGCGAGACGCGCTCGTGACCCGCAGCGTCGCCATCGGATACGCCGCCTTCGGCATCGCGACATTAACTGTCATCGGACTGCTTGCTTTCTGA
- the tssB gene encoding type VI secretion system contractile sheath small subunit, whose amino-acid sequence MSESLQHTLDRVRRPRVQITYDVETGGALEQKELPMVVGVMSDLAGDAEETPKAVKERKFVPIDRDNFNEVLAKTAPRLVMSVPNRLTDEDTNLSVELKFEDITDFEPQNVAKQTPALNALLDARHKLRQILSTMEGNDSYADLLREVLTNPEAAKSLADELGDGKSE is encoded by the coding sequence ATGAGCGAGAGCCTTCAACACACGCTGGACCGGGTGCGTCGCCCGCGCGTGCAGATTACTTATGACGTCGAGACTGGCGGCGCCCTGGAGCAGAAAGAACTGCCGATGGTCGTTGGCGTGATGTCCGATCTCGCCGGCGACGCCGAAGAGACGCCCAAGGCCGTGAAGGAGCGCAAGTTCGTACCGATCGACCGCGACAACTTCAACGAAGTGCTCGCCAAGACCGCGCCGCGGCTGGTGATGAGCGTCCCGAACCGCCTGACGGACGAGGACACGAACCTCTCGGTCGAACTGAAGTTCGAAGACATCACCGACTTCGAGCCGCAGAACGTCGCCAAGCAAACGCCGGCGCTGAACGCGCTGCTCGACGCCCGCCACAAGTTGCGTCAGATCCTCAGCACGATGGAAGGCAACGATTCGTACGCCGACTTGCTGCGTGAAGTGTTGACCAACCCCGAAGCCGCCAAGTCGCTCGCCGACGAGTTGGGCGACGGAAAGTCCGAGTGA
- a CDS encoding transporter family protein — translation MKPPRRPRCYCSIKWGLLALASVLTSASAIAEETPAILRLPSLVAETEDSQPARWSPERIARRLPPAEPTPPDPVPVEPAPTIEPDTQDAPIVESVPAPPSPTPLVEPLPMPSVVEAPPPIESPVASFGFCDYCGCGCNSGSCCDDCNSTGRLGRFGRAIYRGLCCPDPCYKPVWTPLADAAFFTTAVRPVNQQRFRWDYAEDLMRPDRAEYFWARTTDPGKGPRPTPFAIDYDELSHYVEVAHGSFGASFEYRYRSLDADGAHAAGFGDLTIGTKTLLFDTSLVQFAFQFLTHVPAGVANEGLGVGHVSLEPGAVLGFNLTPNSYLQAEFNEWIPLGGDADYAGAVFRYNVAYNHVVARLMPGVPIIGVVEMNGWRFQDGAYTDVTVVPQFQPASGESYLHGAAGVRMFMCDRVDMGVSYSTPVTSDGWAETWIRSELRVRY, via the coding sequence ATGAAGCCGCCCCGCCGCCCACGATGCTACTGCTCTATCAAGTGGGGGTTGCTGGCGTTGGCGTCAGTGCTGACTTCGGCGTCGGCGATCGCGGAAGAAACGCCAGCTATCCTCCGGTTGCCGAGCTTGGTCGCCGAGACCGAGGACTCTCAGCCGGCGCGTTGGTCGCCAGAACGCATCGCGCGGCGACTCCCGCCCGCTGAGCCGACGCCACCGGACCCGGTTCCTGTCGAACCCGCTCCAACGATCGAGCCTGATACACAAGACGCTCCGATCGTTGAATCAGTCCCAGCGCCGCCATCGCCGACGCCGTTGGTTGAACCGCTGCCGATGCCGTCGGTTGTGGAGGCTCCGCCGCCGATCGAGTCGCCTGTCGCAAGCTTCGGTTTCTGCGACTACTGCGGCTGCGGATGCAATTCCGGGTCGTGCTGTGATGACTGCAATTCGACGGGGCGCCTTGGGCGCTTTGGCAGGGCCATCTATCGCGGCCTCTGCTGCCCCGATCCTTGCTATAAGCCGGTTTGGACACCGCTAGCAGACGCGGCGTTCTTTACGACCGCAGTACGTCCGGTGAACCAGCAACGGTTCCGTTGGGACTACGCTGAGGACCTGATGCGACCCGATCGGGCGGAGTACTTCTGGGCGCGAACGACCGACCCCGGCAAAGGGCCGCGGCCGACGCCGTTTGCGATCGACTACGACGAGCTCAGCCACTATGTCGAAGTCGCGCACGGCTCTTTCGGTGCGTCGTTCGAGTACCGCTATCGCTCGCTCGACGCCGACGGCGCCCATGCCGCCGGTTTCGGAGACCTGACGATCGGCACGAAGACGTTGCTCTTCGACACGAGCCTCGTGCAGTTCGCTTTCCAGTTCTTGACGCACGTGCCCGCGGGCGTGGCGAACGAGGGCCTCGGCGTCGGGCACGTGTCGCTCGAGCCGGGCGCCGTGCTTGGTTTCAATCTCACGCCGAACTCCTACCTGCAAGCCGAATTCAACGAGTGGATCCCGCTCGGCGGCGACGCGGACTATGCCGGCGCCGTCTTCCGCTACAACGTGGCTTACAACCACGTCGTCGCACGATTGATGCCTGGCGTCCCGATCATCGGCGTTGTCGAAATGAACGGCTGGCGATTCCAGGACGGCGCCTACACCGACGTCACCGTCGTGCCGCAGTTTCAACCGGCCAGCGGTGAGTCCTACCTGCACGGGGCGGCCGGCGTGCGGATGTTCATGTGCGACCGCGTCGACATGGGCGTCAGTTACTCCACACCGGTCACCAGCGATGGCTGGGCCGAGACATGGATTCGTTCCGAGTTACGCGTCCGCTACTGA
- a CDS encoding DotU family type IV/VI secretion system protein, whose amino-acid sequence MPFASSLSLHRAIDYALRLHAAVERGASRDIAHEQAVLTNLALDTPGCDLPGQCRGARYALVCWLDELFTCHSRWADAWNEGKLESTLYGGNDRAWEFWRQAKLADAEPNDDSLAAFYLCVALGFRGELRNQPERLAAWVEKARSRVARGATPASQTTRIARRSRPSNRLWGKTRLRRFVTFATIAATVLLPLAAFAITRRVLG is encoded by the coding sequence ATGCCGTTCGCCTCGTCACTGTCGCTGCACCGCGCAATCGACTACGCGCTGCGGCTGCATGCTGCGGTTGAGCGTGGCGCTAGCCGCGATATCGCCCACGAGCAAGCGGTGCTCACAAACCTAGCGCTTGATACGCCCGGCTGCGACCTGCCGGGGCAGTGCCGAGGCGCCCGTTACGCGCTGGTTTGCTGGCTCGACGAACTGTTCACTTGCCACTCTCGCTGGGCCGACGCCTGGAACGAAGGCAAGCTCGAATCCACCCTCTACGGCGGCAATGACCGGGCGTGGGAGTTCTGGCGTCAGGCCAAGCTCGCCGACGCCGAACCCAACGACGATTCCCTTGCGGCCTTTTACTTGTGCGTTGCGCTCGGCTTCCGCGGCGAATTACGGAACCAGCCCGAGCGGCTCGCCGCTTGGGTCGAGAAGGCAAGATCACGCGTCGCTCGCGGCGCCACACCGGCCTCGCAAACGACACGGATCGCACGTCGATCCCGCCCCTCCAATCGGCTGTGGGGCAAGACCCGGCTCCGACGGTTCGTGACGTTTGCCACGATCGCTGCAACGGTGCTGCTGCCGCTAGCCGCCTTCGCCATCACACGGAGGGTGCTTGGCTAG
- the tssC gene encoding type VI secretion system contractile sheath large subunit, with protein sequence MATAVATQDTAELDELSLLEQLLQNSRALDDTELEQQKDYLQEFLSHIVTDDQLTSKDAAAEINHWIGKIDEKISAQLNEIMHDPKFQKLEGSWRGLHYLVHQSETGTTLKIRVLNLTKRELLKDLETAVEFDQSALFKKVYEEEYGQLGGEPYGLLVGDYEFSRHPEDISLLKMISNVAAASHAPFITGASPALLNLTSFTELPNPRDLAKIFESAAHASWRSFRDSEDARYVALCLPRALGRLPYGKDFKSVEEFDFEEFVDGRDHGKYLWMNAAWAYAVRVTSAFSKYGWFAKVRGVEGGGKVENLPVHTFNTDDGDVAMKCPTEIAISDRREFELSTLGFLPLLHAKNTDFAVFMGAQSAQKQKTFFDDLATANADLSTKINFLMCVSRFAHYLKVMARDKVGSMLEANQCEKWLNDWISNYVCDPTMAGDETKAKCPLSDAKVEVREVAGKPGWYEAVAWLRPHFQLETLTASMRLVAEVPKKG encoded by the coding sequence ATGGCGACAGCAGTAGCCACCCAAGACACCGCAGAGCTCGACGAGTTGAGCCTGCTGGAGCAGTTGCTCCAGAATTCACGCGCGCTCGACGACACCGAATTAGAACAACAGAAGGACTACCTGCAGGAGTTCCTCAGCCACATCGTCACTGACGATCAGCTGACCAGTAAGGACGCCGCAGCAGAGATCAATCACTGGATTGGTAAGATCGACGAGAAGATCTCGGCTCAGCTCAACGAGATCATGCACGACCCGAAGTTCCAGAAGCTCGAAGGGAGCTGGCGGGGCCTGCACTACCTCGTCCACCAATCGGAGACCGGTACGACGCTGAAAATCCGCGTCCTGAACCTCACTAAGCGTGAGCTACTCAAGGACCTGGAGACCGCTGTTGAGTTCGACCAGAGCGCCCTCTTCAAGAAGGTTTACGAGGAAGAGTACGGCCAACTGGGCGGCGAGCCTTATGGCCTGCTCGTGGGCGACTACGAGTTCAGCCGTCACCCGGAGGACATCAGCCTTCTAAAGATGATCTCGAACGTGGCTGCGGCTTCGCACGCCCCGTTCATCACCGGCGCCTCGCCGGCCCTGCTGAACCTGACCAGCTTTACCGAGCTGCCCAACCCGCGTGACCTGGCGAAGATTTTCGAGTCGGCCGCGCACGCCTCGTGGCGTTCGTTCCGCGACTCGGAAGACGCTCGCTACGTCGCCCTTTGCCTGCCGCGTGCTCTGGGGCGCCTTCCCTACGGCAAGGACTTCAAGAGCGTCGAAGAGTTCGACTTTGAGGAGTTCGTCGATGGCCGCGACCACGGCAAGTACCTGTGGATGAACGCGGCGTGGGCCTACGCGGTCCGCGTCACCAGCGCGTTTAGCAAGTACGGTTGGTTCGCGAAGGTTCGCGGCGTTGAGGGTGGTGGCAAGGTCGAGAACCTGCCGGTCCACACGTTCAACACCGACGACGGCGACGTCGCAATGAAGTGCCCGACCGAGATCGCGATCTCCGACCGGCGCGAATTCGAGCTTTCGACGCTCGGCTTCCTTCCGCTCCTGCACGCCAAGAACACCGACTTCGCCGTGTTCATGGGCGCCCAGTCGGCTCAGAAGCAGAAGACGTTCTTCGATGACTTGGCGACCGCGAACGCGGACCTCTCGACGAAGATCAACTTCCTGATGTGCGTCTCGCGTTTCGCCCACTACCTGAAGGTGATGGCCCGCGACAAGGTCGGCTCAATGCTCGAAGCCAACCAGTGCGAGAAGTGGCTCAACGATTGGATCTCGAACTACGTTTGCGATCCCACGATGGCTGGCGACGAGACCAAGGCCAAGTGCCCGCTGTCCGACGCCAAGGTCGAGGTCCGCGAAGTCGCCGGCAAGCCCGGCTGGTACGAGGCCGTCGCTTGGCTGCGTCCGCACTTCCAGCTTGAAACGCTCACCGCGTCGATGCGGCTAGTCGCGGAAGTACCCAAGAAGGGCTGA
- a CDS encoding eCIS core domain-containing protein, translating into MAENNTGLPDNLKSGIENLSGYSMDDVKVHYNSSKPAQLQAHAYAQGTDIHLAPGQEKHLPHEAWHVVQQKQGRVNPTMQFKRMIGVNDNSGLEREADIMGALALHYQK; encoded by the coding sequence GTGGCTGAAAACAACACCGGACTGCCGGACAACCTCAAAAGCGGCATCGAGAACCTGTCGGGCTACAGCATGGACGATGTCAAAGTCCACTACAACAGCTCGAAACCTGCGCAGCTCCAGGCGCACGCCTACGCTCAGGGGACGGACATTCACTTGGCCCCCGGCCAGGAGAAGCATCTACCGCATGAAGCCTGGCACGTCGTTCAACAGAAGCAGGGACGTGTCAATCCTACGATGCAATTCAAGAGGATGATTGGCGTTAACGACAACAGCGGCCTCGAACGCGAAGCCGACATCATGGGCGCCCTCGCCCTTCATTACCAGAAATAA
- a CDS encoding Hcp family type VI secretion system effector produces the protein MDHSAPNPSIDYFLKIDGIEGESLDSKHGKEIQILGFNWGETQPVSIPFVNGGGSGKVSMQDLTFTMYTCKASPKLFLSCAKGEHIKEATLTARKAGGEQEDFYSIKLEQVLVSSYNTGGGSGSSLPIDTVTLAFAKITYQYRPQTGKGALETPVKAGWNLEENKAV, from the coding sequence ATGGACCACAGCGCACCCAATCCCTCGATCGACTACTTCCTGAAGATCGATGGCATCGAAGGCGAGTCGCTCGACTCCAAGCACGGCAAAGAGATCCAGATCCTGGGTTTCAACTGGGGCGAAACGCAGCCCGTCAGTATCCCGTTCGTCAACGGCGGCGGCAGCGGCAAGGTCTCGATGCAGGACCTGACCTTTACGATGTACACCTGCAAGGCGTCCCCGAAGCTGTTCCTCTCGTGCGCCAAGGGCGAGCACATCAAGGAAGCCACCCTGACCGCCCGTAAGGCCGGCGGCGAGCAAGAGGACTTCTACTCGATCAAGCTCGAGCAAGTCCTCGTGTCGTCCTACAATACGGGCGGCGGCTCGGGCAGCTCACTGCCGATCGACACGGTGACCCTGGCCTTCGCCAAGATCACCTACCAGTACCGTCCGCAGACGGGCAAGGGCGCCCTCGAGACGCCGGTCAAGGCGGGTTGGAACCTGGAAGAGAACAAGGCTGTCTGA
- the tssA gene encoding type VI secretion system protein TssA, with translation MPPVDLETLLRPVPGDHPEGDASHFALTLAPALRELRREESQDEFTDATRPAVLKRADWAEVARQCEESLREKAKDLRTACHLTEAWTRCEGLAGLSQGLELLAQLVESCWDRLTPLEGDDPVESRGVPLANLLDDPDRGVCFPSLLRTLPLLGESESPLSFVAWTRLRSASSPDDLNRLTSLRDNTVTEVFRQQHQFALQSLASLERLCSVLEERMGDASPGLLNVRSALSDLAGLLADELKQLGVAAPGAVTTDAEMIEPSDDEPQRDPAREQLYALLDTTAERLRAMEPHSPVPYLIKRAVRLGRLPFPRLMEQVIREPSALSELNREFGIAEPDGTAVLAH, from the coding sequence ATGCCACCCGTCGATCTCGAAACGCTGCTGCGACCTGTCCCTGGGGACCACCCCGAGGGAGATGCTTCGCACTTTGCGTTGACGCTGGCGCCAGCGCTGCGTGAACTGCGTCGCGAAGAGTCCCAAGACGAATTCACCGACGCAACACGCCCCGCCGTCCTCAAGAGGGCCGACTGGGCCGAAGTCGCACGGCAGTGCGAAGAGTCGTTGCGAGAGAAGGCGAAGGATTTGCGGACGGCGTGCCACCTGACCGAGGCCTGGACCCGTTGCGAGGGACTGGCCGGCTTGTCACAAGGTCTCGAACTGCTAGCGCAACTCGTTGAGTCTTGTTGGGACCGACTGACGCCGCTTGAGGGAGACGACCCCGTTGAAAGCCGCGGCGTGCCGTTGGCGAACCTGCTGGACGATCCCGACCGCGGCGTCTGCTTCCCAAGCCTGCTACGTACCCTGCCGTTGCTTGGTGAATCGGAGTCTCCGCTCAGCTTTGTCGCCTGGACGCGACTTCGCTCGGCTTCGTCGCCAGACGATCTCAACCGTCTGACGAGTCTGCGCGACAACACGGTGACGGAAGTCTTTCGTCAGCAGCATCAGTTCGCACTTCAGTCGCTTGCCAGCCTCGAGCGGCTTTGCAGCGTCCTCGAAGAGCGGATGGGGGATGCGTCGCCGGGACTTCTCAACGTCCGCAGCGCTCTGAGCGACCTTGCGGGCCTGCTGGCCGACGAACTGAAACAACTCGGGGTTGCGGCCCCGGGGGCTGTCACCACCGACGCAGAGATGATCGAACCGTCGGACGACGAGCCCCAGCGTGATCCGGCGCGAGAGCAGCTTTACGCCTTGCTCGACACCACAGCCGAACGGCTCAGGGCGATGGAGCCGCATAGCCCGGTCCCCTATTTGATCAAGCGGGCGGTGCGTCTCGGAAGGCTGCCGTTCCCGCGTCTGATGGAGCAAGTGATCCGTGAGCCTTCGGCGCTCTCGGAACTGAATCGTGAGTTTGGGATTGCCGAACCGGACGGAACCGCCGTGTTGGCCCATTGA